One window of the Salvelinus alpinus chromosome 13, SLU_Salpinus.1, whole genome shotgun sequence genome contains the following:
- the nccrp1 gene encoding F-box only protein 50, with protein MATNEWKKRCETEWNIKGISMPDGVDWKFVYEAKPFGRNLLRNPAPHGVSQDSPPPERELTEFPPEGPPRSEPEGDYTGWTTSREDLGYDASGVPPGVTICYLPNYSWFTLEQRVNLKAEGIWDELLDGFQPDIVIKDWYEESQLHESIYQLRVRLLGTDGQTVISEYTISPTEELSEYSHNWKEVSHVFSGYGPGVRYVHFLHRLKNKFMVEFFPTLVTGSTVVVKPSKSSQ; from the exons ATGGCGACCAATGAATGGAAAAAAAGATGCGAGACAGAGTGGAATATCAAAGGCATTTCGATGCCCGATGGAGTGGATTGGAAGTTCGTCTACGAAGCAAAGCCGTTCGGTCGAAATTTGTTGAGGAATCCTGCGCCTCACG GTGTGAGTCAGGACTCCCCTCCTCCCGAGCGTGAACTGACAGAGTTTCCTCCAGAAGGACCTCCTCGCTCTGAACCAGAGG GTGACTATACTGGCTGGACCACCAGCAGAGAGGACCTTGGTTATGATGCCAGCGGCGTACCACCAGGGGTCACCATCTGTTACCTGCCTAACTACAG CTGGTTTACCTTGGAGCAGAGAGTGAACCTAAAGGCTGAGGGAATATGGGACGAGCTGCTGGATGGTTTCCAACCTGACATTGTCATCAAAGACTG GTATGAGGAGAGCCAACTGCACGAGTCCATCTACCAACTGCGGGTGAGGTTGCTGGGAACAGATGGACAGACGGTCATCTCCGAATACACCATAAGCCCTACTGAGGAGCTTAGTGAATACTCCCACAACTGGAAAGAG GTGTCCCATGTGTTCTCAGGCTACGGGCCTGGGGTGAGGTATGTCCACTTCCTCCATAGACTGAAGAACAAGTTCATGGTGGAGTTCTTCCCCACCCTGGTCACAGGAAGTACTGTCGTTGTTAAGCCAAGCAAATCCAGCCAATAG